The Phycisphaeraceae bacterium genome has a segment encoding these proteins:
- a CDS encoding replication-relaxation family protein: MDHHDREQRVLKHIAAFRVSLRAVIARLYFDDRNSACQNVLSRLKSRGWLMSHQSFTGTRLAYYQLGVRGVRHFRLPRNRAEHYDERALNTHLCILWWSCMSNTLRYRVEPDQVAAAIGCETLTGEHCMQPSDRGPRFVRVFVLGPDSDDQTALYRIKERMREAAATAVLCDWVRHSLYTFAILTDSPHRLRRLKEAVASDTFDPPGLVRVYQAPGIATLPKHLAMRASNQE; encoded by the coding sequence ATGGACCATCACGACCGTGAACAACGCGTGCTCAAGCACATCGCCGCTTTCCGAGTGTCGTTGCGGGCGGTGATCGCACGGCTCTACTTCGACGATCGCAACAGCGCATGCCAGAACGTGCTCAGTCGGTTGAAGTCGCGCGGCTGGCTTATGTCGCATCAATCGTTCACAGGGACTCGGCTGGCCTACTACCAGCTCGGCGTGCGCGGCGTGCGTCACTTTCGACTGCCTCGAAACCGCGCGGAGCACTACGACGAGCGTGCGCTCAACACGCACCTTTGCATCCTGTGGTGGAGCTGCATGAGCAACACGCTGCGCTACCGAGTCGAACCGGACCAGGTCGCCGCGGCCATCGGATGCGAGACCCTCACAGGCGAGCACTGCATGCAGCCGAGCGACCGGGGTCCACGCTTTGTCCGCGTGTTCGTCCTCGGGCCGGACTCGGACGACCAGACAGCACTGTATCGCATCAAGGAGCGAATGCGAGAGGCCGCAGCAACCGCTGTTCTCTGCGACTGGGTGCGCCACTCACTCTACACGTTCGCCATTCTGACCGACTCCCCGCACCGGCTTCGTCGTCTGAAGGAGGCCGTCGCGAGCGATACGTTCGACCCCCCGGGACTCGTGCGCGTGTACCAGGCACCGGGCATCGCAACCCTGCCAAAGCACTTGGCGATGCGAGCCAGCAATCAGGAGTGA
- a CDS encoding type IV secretory system conjugative DNA transfer family protein yields MNDSRFETPHVPPVGAMVMKRFPLEYDPTSATQLNASRLPHPLSTADMSLAHRCEPWEADRAKHAVDILGLMPTGMLVMLVLSISVTRIAPFYVAIGLAGLVATLMLVLLFRAGLLSPRYLLIAVLAPAMGIAFLYAVSSVIDDRLLVTAVLASIGAVLFRLLGTGPVSFYQQWILTHPRLTPSTRKALSAERAPAPMFWPLYLTMVIAVLLPRYSSALATLLIAALNTGVVLWWLRGRAPLRGALDALGHYLAYGRDDAGAPGVWRPRDHQRRRHWTFVTLLSTIFFTLGLGLTLYVPGDVARLGLSRLLVTGASESLPIRKVFDHSTAPVDWDKAPPPLVPTVNRPQLPEIAPSDTLRDWKIGANERAARLNERVQRISSQADADDDQFRRRYVARAFPSFIRDEIGDRPHTWLFAVLAAILQGRLHYGWLLPVSLLLAATLPSLVLLAVYARPLAFLIELRQRVEGSSASPGLDHAPDRTEWNWRVDRVAESVHTATEPLFGSAVYEADHLFLGVEPCMGFPVLLHRPLLNQHCYIVGETGSGKTSLGIMPMLIQLLRQHIDPSREDSARSEPPIVILDLKGDPALLQTIKAEADARRKRHGVTDPNDPRYAFRLFTPEVGSESHHFNPFASMDSKRRSPMQLCELILDSLALSHGEGYGRSYYTRRNRMMLYEALQDPAKPRSFEELYQVLERLARREGAADVFELAATVQSLSRYKNLASDGSALPESATIHLPTALEHRQVVYFWLPAALESVSVREIAKLALYSLLTAAIDRQRDGAQDRETYLFIDEFQRIAGENFRIILEQARSFGVRAILANQSISDLKTPDTDLRPAIRTNTRVKMHFSVTDPGEMEDLCTISGEELAISQSVAWRFDSVKYRRLGDGSRETMQVPRWSLAGMTESTTLKSRLTKSDIIRTSDHPQEFILHVSQGSGYTQFGGVPIPVQTRWPIPFSVYKRRAMEPWPNLGRGVGVKAAVQKQSPRQIDDEAQVEFLKRTRPLAESVYRELERQYGPTPVEATP; encoded by the coding sequence ATGAACGATTCACGCTTCGAGACGCCGCACGTACCTCCTGTCGGCGCTATGGTCATGAAACGCTTTCCGCTTGAATACGACCCCACGTCAGCGACGCAGCTCAATGCGTCTCGACTTCCGCACCCGCTCAGCACCGCCGACATGTCGCTCGCGCACCGCTGCGAGCCATGGGAGGCCGACCGCGCGAAGCACGCGGTCGACATTCTGGGCTTGATGCCCACCGGCATGCTCGTGATGCTCGTGCTCTCGATCTCGGTGACCCGCATCGCCCCCTTCTATGTCGCGATCGGATTAGCGGGCCTGGTTGCGACGCTCATGCTGGTGTTGCTCTTCCGGGCTGGCCTGCTCTCGCCTCGGTACCTCCTGATCGCGGTGCTCGCGCCGGCCATGGGCATCGCGTTTCTCTACGCGGTCTCCAGCGTGATCGACGACCGCCTGCTGGTGACAGCCGTGCTCGCGAGCATCGGCGCTGTCCTCTTCCGGCTGCTCGGCACAGGCCCAGTGTCCTTCTATCAGCAGTGGATCCTGACCCATCCGCGGCTCACACCGTCGACACGCAAGGCGCTCAGCGCTGAGCGTGCCCCCGCGCCGATGTTCTGGCCGCTGTACCTGACCATGGTGATCGCCGTGCTTCTGCCGAGGTACTCCTCCGCGCTCGCGACCCTGCTGATCGCCGCGCTCAACACCGGCGTGGTGCTCTGGTGGCTCCGAGGCCGAGCGCCGCTTCGCGGAGCGCTCGATGCGCTCGGGCACTATCTCGCGTATGGGCGGGACGACGCCGGTGCTCCGGGCGTCTGGCGTCCGCGCGACCACCAGCGACGACGCCACTGGACCTTCGTGACTCTGCTTAGCACGATCTTCTTCACCCTCGGTCTCGGGCTCACCCTGTATGTGCCCGGCGATGTCGCACGCTTAGGGCTGTCGCGATTGCTGGTGACCGGCGCATCAGAATCGTTGCCGATCCGCAAGGTGTTTGACCATTCCACCGCTCCGGTGGACTGGGACAAGGCACCGCCCCCGCTCGTGCCCACGGTGAATCGACCGCAACTGCCGGAGATCGCACCGTCGGACACCCTTCGCGACTGGAAGATCGGCGCGAACGAGCGCGCCGCCCGCCTCAACGAACGGGTGCAACGAATCAGCAGTCAAGCGGACGCGGACGATGACCAGTTCCGTCGGCGGTATGTCGCGAGAGCGTTCCCATCGTTTATTCGCGACGAGATCGGAGACCGACCGCATACATGGCTCTTCGCGGTGCTCGCCGCGATCCTCCAGGGCCGGCTGCATTACGGGTGGCTCCTGCCGGTGTCCCTTCTGCTCGCCGCAACCCTGCCGAGTCTGGTTCTCCTTGCCGTCTACGCGCGGCCGCTCGCCTTCCTTATCGAGCTTCGTCAGCGGGTGGAAGGGAGTTCGGCGTCGCCAGGCCTGGACCACGCACCTGACCGGACGGAGTGGAACTGGCGCGTCGACCGCGTTGCTGAGTCGGTCCACACCGCGACCGAGCCCCTGTTTGGTTCGGCGGTCTATGAGGCCGACCACCTGTTCCTCGGAGTTGAGCCTTGCATGGGCTTCCCGGTGCTGCTCCACCGGCCGCTGTTGAATCAGCACTGCTACATCGTCGGCGAGACCGGTTCGGGCAAGACCAGCCTCGGCATCATGCCGATGCTGATCCAGCTCCTCCGTCAGCACATCGACCCCTCACGCGAAGACAGTGCGAGGAGCGAACCGCCCATCGTGATCCTTGACCTCAAGGGCGACCCTGCGCTGCTCCAGACCATCAAGGCAGAAGCCGACGCACGGCGAAAGCGTCACGGAGTGACGGACCCCAACGACCCACGCTACGCGTTCCGGCTCTTCACACCCGAGGTGGGTTCCGAATCGCATCATTTCAACCCGTTCGCGAGCATGGACTCCAAGCGCCGCTCACCGATGCAACTGTGCGAGCTCATCCTCGACTCGCTCGCCCTCTCACACGGCGAGGGATACGGCCGGAGCTACTACACCCGCCGCAACCGCATGATGCTCTACGAAGCCCTGCAGGACCCGGCCAAGCCTCGGTCGTTCGAGGAGCTCTATCAGGTGCTCGAACGCCTCGCTCGCCGCGAAGGCGCGGCCGATGTGTTCGAGCTGGCCGCCACCGTGCAGTCCCTGTCCCGCTACAAGAATCTCGCGTCGGACGGATCGGCGCTGCCCGAGTCGGCCACGATCCACTTGCCAACCGCGTTGGAGCACCGGCAGGTCGTGTACTTCTGGCTTCCCGCGGCGCTGGAAAGCGTGAGTGTGCGAGAGATCGCCAAGCTCGCGCTGTACTCGCTCCTCACCGCGGCCATCGACCGGCAGCGCGACGGAGCCCAGGACCGAGAGACCTACCTCTTCATCGACGAGTTTCAGCGCATCGCCGGCGAGAACTTCCGCATCATCCTGGAGCAGGCCCGCAGCTTCGGTGTCCGGGCCATCCTCGCCAACCAGAGCATCAGCGACCTCAAGACGCCCGACACCGACCTCCGGCCTGCCATCCGGACCAACACGCGTGTGAAGATGCACTTCTCGGTCACGGACCCGGGCGAGATGGAGGACCTCTGCACGATCAGCGGAGAGGAGCTTGCGATCTCGCAGTCCGTGGCGTGGCGCTTCGACAGTGTCAAGTATCGGCGATTGGGGGATGGATCGAGGGAGACGATGCAAGTGCCGCGGTGGAGCCTTGCCGGCATGACCGAGTCAACCACGCTGAAGTCGAGACTAACCAAGAGCGACATCATCCGCACTTCAGACCACCCGCAGGAGTTCATCCTGCACGTCTCTCAAGGGTCGGGCTACACCCAGTTCGGTGGCGTGCCGATCCCCGTTCAAACACGTTGGCCGATCCCGTTCAGCGTGTACAAGCGGCGAGCGATGGAGCCATGGCCAAATCTGGGTCGAGGCGTCGGCGTGAAGGCCGCCGTGCAGAAGCAATCCCCCCGGCAGATCGACGATGAGGCCCAGGTCGAGTTCCTGAAGCGAACGCGGCCGCTGGCAGAATCGGTCTACCGGGAACTCGAAAGGCAGTACGGACCCACGCCCGTCGAGGCTACGCCATGA
- a CDS encoding ankyrin repeat domain-containing protein, translated as MTRILVLIVALMLCAPLTHAQENVLPAVLQLHDAVKRDSRDLVGKMLDSKPEFVNAVDGQGIPPLAYAPSPQMAEFLLRRGANMHLAIAHSTGGAWTPLTHHSQRGSASMQAVLGRYNGFALYDGKDSTAVERLIREVPATVGFHEHTTGRTLLAVAAGVGDMNAIQMLLAAGADPNAPDVSGHGPVTHAAAGGSPAAYKALRAAGAEPDLLAAVVFDDIKVIRAMLAGNPDSVHSRCVRRLTPLHNAALASRADVVRLLIDSGADVNAGSHSNWTALHVASERGAEDVVRLLLKAGASPTVQTKNGTSPLMEACRESETGIARILIAAAPETATQRDSRGLLPIAFLNIAPDPALMRLLIEAAPNEAGGESYSRALALAIRHGLHDSVDLLLRAGADPLGTDKNGNTAFHVAAEWGRARIMARLLEGEYRDYPNVERRTPLHLAAVSNDSVIVALLADAGAALDARDRSNHTSLQAAGGANRPNAVRTLESIERSRAAKSGP; from the coding sequence ATGACTCGCATCCTTGTGCTGATCGTTGCTCTGATGCTCTGTGCGCCTCTCACGCACGCGCAAGAAAATGTCTTGCCTGCCGTGCTCCAACTTCACGACGCGGTGAAGAGAGACAGCCGCGACCTCGTCGGGAAGATGCTCGACAGCAAGCCCGAGTTCGTGAACGCTGTCGATGGCCAAGGCATCCCGCCGCTCGCTTATGCGCCGAGCCCCCAGATGGCCGAGTTCCTCCTCCGTCGCGGCGCGAACATGCACCTCGCAATTGCTCATAGCACGGGCGGCGCGTGGACACCGCTCACGCATCACAGCCAGCGGGGGAGCGCGTCGATGCAAGCGGTGCTGGGTCGATACAACGGGTTCGCGTTGTATGACGGCAAGGACTCCACGGCGGTTGAGCGGCTGATCAGAGAGGTGCCCGCCACCGTCGGGTTCCACGAGCACACCACGGGGCGCACACTCTTGGCTGTGGCGGCCGGCGTCGGAGACATGAACGCCATACAGATGCTCTTGGCCGCCGGCGCGGACCCCAACGCACCGGACGTGTCCGGGCACGGGCCGGTCACGCATGCGGCTGCAGGCGGGAGCCCGGCGGCATACAAAGCACTCCGTGCTGCGGGGGCGGAACCTGACCTGCTCGCCGCCGTGGTTTTCGACGACATCAAGGTGATTCGCGCGATGCTTGCGGGCAACCCTGACAGCGTGCACAGCAGGTGCGTCCGACGGTTGACGCCACTACACAACGCCGCACTCGCGTCACGCGCTGACGTCGTTCGCTTGCTGATTGATTCAGGCGCCGATGTGAACGCGGGAAGCCACAGCAACTGGACGGCACTCCACGTCGCTTCCGAGCGAGGCGCGGAGGATGTGGTGCGCCTCCTTCTCAAGGCGGGTGCGTCGCCCACGGTTCAGACCAAGAACGGAACCTCGCCGCTCATGGAAGCGTGCAGGGAGTCCGAGACAGGTATTGCACGGATCTTGATCGCGGCGGCGCCTGAGACCGCGACGCAACGGGACAGCCGGGGGCTACTCCCGATCGCCTTCTTGAACATTGCGCCAGACCCGGCTCTGATGAGGCTGCTGATCGAGGCCGCCCCCAACGAAGCCGGCGGCGAGAGCTACTCGCGCGCGCTTGCGTTGGCGATACGCCACGGGCTTCATGACAGCGTTGACCTACTGCTTCGCGCCGGGGCCGACCCGCTCGGCACGGATAAGAACGGGAACACCGCGTTCCATGTGGCCGCGGAGTGGGGACGAGCCAGAATCATGGCCCGCCTGCTGGAGGGGGAGTACAGGGATTATCCGAATGTGGAACGCCGGACTCCGTTGCATCTGGCGGCGGTAAGTAACGACTCCGTCATCGTCGCGCTGCTGGCCGATGCCGGGGCCGCGTTGGATGCACGGGACAGGTCGAACCACACGTCGCTCCAGGCGGCGGGCGGTGCGAACCGCCCGAACGCTGTCAGAACCTTAGAGTCGATCGAGCGCTCGCGCGCTGCGAAGAGCGGACCGTGA
- a CDS encoding DUF2188 domain-containing protein, with the protein MAKGKNVHVVPNGTNWQVKPEGGKPVSNHRTQTAATKAATPIAKQNKGEVVIHRPNGQIRDKDSYGKDPNPPKDKKH; encoded by the coding sequence ATGGCCAAGGGAAAGAATGTCCACGTCGTGCCGAACGGCACCAACTGGCAGGTGAAGCCGGAGGGTGGCAAGCCGGTCTCGAACCACCGGACGCAGACCGCAGCGACCAAAGCGGCGACGCCGATCGCGAAGCAGAACAAGGGTGAGGTCGTCATCCACCGCCCCAACGGGCAGATCCGGGACAAGGACTCCTACGGGAAGGACCCCAACCCGCCCAAGGACAAGAAGCACTGA
- a CDS encoding DUF932 domain-containing protein, translated as MTQTLTDASRQLFARSPDEVHDSMQSLWDACALSRSESRTQWVHPDGFVPDGHDTRLRLALDGVQHDMTDWSFGQLCRLANVSKDTINRLSPRTASHALAETLPRGGKPLQVLGRDRTVRAIHPPSYTRVHDIDLLAIVKEFATDFEPPQTGLGGATGLYRGEQDMFVFLIDPTGWTEIDGEAFAPGFFLWNSEVGKRSLGVKTFWFQAVCQNHIVWDATEVFEYSRKHTASVEEALPEIRRRIHALVEKRDARRDGFVEVIRKAMRERIGDDQDEALKLLQKYGIQRTLAKDALGIAESQGRLTIFAVVDALTRLAGRMPNAGDRTEVDEKASSLLALAV; from the coding sequence ATGACGCAGACACTCACCGACGCGAGTCGGCAGCTTTTCGCGCGCTCACCGGACGAAGTACACGACAGCATGCAATCCCTGTGGGATGCGTGCGCCCTGTCTCGGTCCGAATCTAGAACACAGTGGGTCCATCCCGACGGGTTCGTACCCGACGGGCATGACACGCGGCTTCGTCTGGCGCTCGACGGCGTGCAGCACGACATGACTGATTGGAGCTTCGGCCAGCTCTGCCGGCTGGCCAACGTCTCCAAGGACACTATCAATCGCCTGTCACCGAGGACCGCGTCGCATGCGCTCGCTGAGACGCTGCCCCGTGGCGGCAAGCCGCTGCAGGTGCTCGGCCGCGACCGCACCGTGCGGGCAATCCACCCGCCCAGCTACACGCGCGTGCACGACATCGACCTGCTGGCCATCGTCAAGGAGTTCGCGACCGACTTCGAGCCCCCACAGACGGGGCTCGGGGGCGCGACCGGGCTCTACCGCGGCGAGCAGGACATGTTCGTGTTCCTCATCGACCCGACAGGGTGGACGGAGATCGATGGCGAGGCGTTCGCGCCCGGCTTCTTTCTCTGGAACTCCGAGGTCGGCAAGCGGTCGCTCGGCGTCAAGACTTTCTGGTTCCAGGCGGTCTGCCAGAACCACATCGTCTGGGACGCGACCGAGGTCTTCGAGTACAGCCGCAAGCACACGGCGAGCGTCGAGGAGGCACTCCCGGAGATCCGGCGGCGCATCCACGCCCTTGTCGAGAAGCGCGATGCGAGGCGCGATGGCTTTGTCGAGGTCATCCGCAAAGCGATGCGCGAGCGCATCGGCGATGACCAGGACGAGGCGCTCAAGCTGCTCCAGAAGTACGGCATCCAGCGCACGCTTGCGAAAGACGCGCTGGGCATCGCCGAGTCGCAGGGACGCTTGACGATCTTCGCAGTCGTCGACGCCCTCACCAGATTGGCCGGCCGCATGCCCAACGCGGGCGACCGGACCGAGGTCGACGAGAAGGCGAGCTCGTTGCTCGCTCTGGCGGTCTGA
- a CDS encoding ImmA/IrrE family metallo-endopeptidase has translation MPKKPEQTAFERRLDIARGDAESLIERLDIRKTPIDPIAIAATERRILRLCPGDYKASFDGRLEYHPSKDRFLCFYNTKYDRPGEQRHAPRTRFSLAHELGHFFIEAHHEYLRSGGKSHPSRSEFVASTPVERQADCFAAHLLMPDRLVKPLVNQEELSVELIDLVASTFQTSFVSAALRAVECSHFFGAVAAVRNGKVIWVKPSAPLIERGVYPGERGPLRSKSAQQAWGEFEAGAASVTDRGGWARDWFRIYNDDLRARLPVTESYLPVRVMDTLVVMLSVPEDELWDDDE, from the coding sequence ATGCCCAAGAAACCTGAGCAAACTGCATTTGAACGCAGGCTCGACATCGCGCGTGGCGATGCCGAGTCACTCATCGAGCGCCTGGACATCCGTAAGACCCCGATCGATCCCATCGCAATCGCCGCCACAGAGAGGCGCATACTCCGGCTGTGCCCAGGCGACTATAAGGCCTCTTTCGATGGCCGACTGGAGTACCACCCATCGAAGGACCGGTTCCTCTGCTTCTACAACACCAAGTACGACCGCCCGGGTGAGCAACGGCATGCGCCTCGAACTAGGTTCTCGCTCGCGCACGAGCTCGGGCACTTCTTTATCGAGGCCCATCACGAGTACCTGCGTTCCGGCGGGAAGAGTCACCCATCTCGCAGTGAATTCGTCGCTTCAACACCGGTCGAGCGGCAGGCCGACTGCTTCGCGGCGCACCTCCTCATGCCCGACCGGCTCGTGAAACCGCTGGTCAATCAGGAGGAACTTTCGGTCGAACTGATCGACCTCGTCGCCAGCACGTTTCAGACATCGTTTGTCAGCGCGGCCCTCCGCGCTGTCGAGTGCTCGCACTTCTTCGGGGCGGTTGCCGCCGTCCGGAACGGCAAGGTGATCTGGGTCAAGCCCAGCGCTCCGCTCATTGAGCGCGGGGTCTATCCCGGTGAACGCGGACCGCTCCGCTCGAAGAGCGCACAGCAGGCATGGGGAGAGTTCGAAGCCGGAGCAGCTTCGGTGACTGACCGCGGAGGCTGGGCGCGGGATTGGTTCCGGATTTACAACGATGACCTACGGGCTCGTCTCCCGGTCACCGAGTCGTATCTACCCGTCCGTGTCATGGACACGCTGGTCGTGATGCTCTCGGTCCCCGAGGACGAACTCTGGGACGATGACGAGTAG
- a CDS encoding sigma-70 family RNA polymerase sigma factor, whose translation MQMDEDASTQSDYDIALQIACGEEDGIRALIREHGPRVRGYLEKRFPRVWEDAWQRALIRVVDKINSFDPDKGSLGVWFMKLAHRCACSEMRAENRHSCEAAQEDIDHDKRRPPNQPSAPKQRREAERRAEQIREAIAALPPKGRRVIEADLAFWRGDTAPDEVASAGDLAAEWGDTTENAIHQARHRARKKLREELIRRGAYREDTRP comes from the coding sequence GTGCAAATGGATGAAGACGCCTCGACGCAATCGGACTATGACATTGCCCTGCAGATCGCCTGCGGGGAGGAGGACGGGATTCGTGCGCTCATTCGGGAGCACGGCCCGCGCGTGCGGGGGTATCTGGAGAAGCGGTTCCCGCGCGTCTGGGAGGACGCATGGCAGCGCGCCCTGATCCGTGTAGTGGACAAGATCAACTCCTTCGATCCGGACAAGGGATCGCTGGGGGTCTGGTTCATGAAACTCGCGCATCGGTGCGCTTGCTCCGAGATGCGGGCAGAGAACCGACACTCGTGCGAGGCCGCGCAGGAAGACATTGACCACGACAAGAGGAGACCGCCGAATCAGCCATCCGCCCCGAAGCAGCGGCGCGAGGCCGAACGCCGCGCCGAGCAGATCCGCGAGGCCATCGCGGCCCTGCCGCCGAAGGGGCGGCGAGTCATCGAGGCGGACCTCGCTTTCTGGCGAGGGGACACGGCGCCCGATGAGGTCGCCTCGGCAGGCGACCTCGCCGCAGAGTGGGGCGACACGACTGAGAATGCCATTCATCAAGCCCGTCACCGGGCAAGGAAGAAGCTCAGGGAGGAATTGATTCGGCGCGGCGCTTATCGCGAGGACACCAGGCCATGA